In a single window of the Nicotiana tomentosiformis chromosome 8, ASM39032v3, whole genome shotgun sequence genome:
- the LOC138896818 gene encoding rRNA-processing protein EFG1-like, whose translation MVVHKAPPRTEDISEKDLGRVPELLKIEDASHRSQRMRDMSEWALLEYLRIEENAPSDLLGAVAIKDSPTFPVFSARVIREAQALGALELDRPHDGEDPFHDLFTGIKDVIGTSDASDLFHGVQRALNQAAVAHRKACSWSRAELCGYEAYLQRVTEERNSLKCILGQRAEEIKDLRVELAKAHQDQTDLSEQEKSSVQARRIEELEARLASELAKAESNAKKAKADMDALVAVYRADAEAAQVQAREAAETADTRAHWVAELAKWRSRRETLEEINARGVDLAEEINRAKKHEDDAEALVSDDDDDNNEDDESKSGSENGGEPDREETAPGDNQEA comes from the exons atggtggttcataaggctccgcctcgaactgaggatatatcggagaaggatttgggcagagtccccgagttgttgaagatcgaagatgcttcccatcgaagccaacgGATGAGAGATATGTCTGAATGGGCTCTCCTCGAATATCTTCGAAtcgaagagaatgctccaagtgatttacttggggcagtagcaatcaAGGACTCGCCCACCTTCCCCGTTTTTTCCGCaagggtgattcgggaagcccaagctttaggGGCCCTTGAACtagataggcctcatgatggagaggatccttttcatGACCTGTTTACTGGTATTAAGGACGTTATCGGTACTAGTGATGCATCAGACCTTTTTCACGGGGTGCAGCGGGCTTTGAATCaa gccgcgGTAGCTCATCGAAAAGCGTGTTCTTGGTCCCGAGCCGAGCTATGTGGATATGAGGCCTATCTTCAACGGGTTActgaggagaggaactcccttaaatGCATCTTAGGGCAAAGGgcagaggaaataaaagacctccgagttgagttggccaaggctcaccaagatcagaccgatttgtccgagcag gagaaaagctcggtccaagcaagaagaatagaggagcttgaggctcgattggcctctgaacttgctaAGGCTGAATCTAACGccaaaaaggcaaaggccgatatGGATGCACTCGTGgctgtctatcgggccgatgctgaagctgcccaggtccaagcaagagaggcagctgagactgccgatactcgagcacattgggtcgctgaacttgctaagtggcgatctcggagggagaccctcgaggagatcaaCGCTCGAGGTGTTGACCTGGCTGAAGAGATAAATAGGGCCAAAAAACACGAAgatgatgctgaagccttggtttccgatgacgatgatgataatAATGAAGATGATGAGAGTAAGAGTGGGTCTGAGAATGGGGGagagcccgatagagaagagactGCTCCTGGGGAtaaccaggaagcttag